In Scyliorhinus canicula chromosome 18, sScyCan1.1, whole genome shotgun sequence, a single window of DNA contains:
- the LOC119953229 gene encoding arrestin domain-containing protein 2-like isoform X1, protein MILDKLKRFSMALDSPDPSTVPVYSTGDEVSGKVVLELSGAMKIQSLRLHAEGYAKVHWTESRSAGSSTAYTQNYSDEVEYYNKKINILQLDNGDVTVLQAGRHEFPFSFQLPEENLVTSFEGKHGSVRYWVKVKLHRPWATVRKIKREFTVIEPIDINTPLLLSPQAGTKEKLARVWYCNLGHVSLTAKIERKGYTPGEVIPIFAEVDNCCSRTVTPKAAIVQIQTFIARGTMKLKKSVVATLQGEGVAPRKRGSWHGRPLKIPPVSPSLLQCRVIRVEYMLRVYVEIPGTSKLSLELPLVIGTIPLHPFGSRSSSVGSHYSMDIDWLRLTLPERPEPPPDYSAVVSEEEAGRTDQGLTLPEEDDELSGMLERPFFAYVQEFRYRPPPIYSEIDPHPPRSDMRRRCMTC, encoded by the exons ATGATTCTAGATAAGTTGAAGAGGTTTTCAATGGCGTTGGACAGCCCAGACCCCAGCACAGTGCCAGTTTACAGCACTGGGGATGAAGTGTCAGGGAAAGTTGTCCTGGAGCTCTCTGGTGCAATGAAGATCCAGTCCTTAAGGCTGCACGCAGAGGGCTATGCCAAAGTGCATTGGACTGAGTCTAGGAGTGCTGGCTCTAGCACTGCATACACCCAAAACTACAGCGACGAAGTGGAATATTACAACAAGAAGATAAATATTCTCCAACTAG ataatggtGATGTCACTGTTCTTCAGGCTGGCCGACATGAGTTTCCGTTCAGCTTCCAGCTTCCCGAAGA AAACCTGGTGACATCCTTCGAGGGAAAGCATGGAAGTGTGCGGTACTGGGTCAAGGTCAAACTTCATCGCCCCTGGGCCACTGTCAGGAAAATCAAACGGGAGTTCACAGTAATTGAGCCCATTGACATTAACACCCCGTTACTGCTG TCTCCCCAAGCAGGTACAAAAGAGAAATTGGCTCGGGTCTGGTACTGTAACCTTGGGCATGTGTCACTGACGGCAAAAATTGAACGAAAAGGCTACACGCCAG GTGAGGTGATCCCCATTTTTGCGGAGGTCGATAACTGCTGTTCCCGCACCGTGACTCCCAAAGCCGCCATTGTCCAAATACAAACTTTCATCGCCAGGGGGACGATGAAGCTGAAGAAATCGGTGGTGGCGACGCTGCAAGGCGAGGGCGTTGCCCCCAGGAAGAGGGGGTCGTGGCACGGCCGCCCCCTGAAGATCCCGCCAGTGTCTCCCTCGCTACTGCAGTGCAGGGTGATTCGGGTGGAGTACATGCTGCGG GTCTATGTTGAGATCCCAGGAACATCCAAACTATCCCTGGAGCTGCCTCTTGTCATTGGCACAATCCCTCTGCACCCGTTTGGCAGTCGTTCGTCCAGTGTTGGGAGCCATTACAGTATGGATATTGACTGGCTGCGCCTCACTCTCCCCGAGAGACCAGAAC CTCCCCCTGATTACTCGGCTGTAGTTTCTGAGGAAGAAGCTGGACGGACTGACCAGGGACTGACTCTCCCAGAGGAGGACGATGAGCTCAGTGGCATGCTGGAGCGACCCTTCTTTGCCTACGTACAAGAGTTCCGTTATCGACCTCCACCTATTTACTCAGAG ATTGATCCCCATCCTCCGAGATCAGACATGCGTCGCCGATGTATGACCTGCTGA